Proteins encoded in a region of the Armatimonadota bacterium genome:
- a CDS encoding DNA polymerase yields MSASSVVQHEAPASRPLSVLFLDLNSYFASVEQAERPELRGRPTAVVPLMADTTFVIAASYEAKKFGVKTGTRVKDAKRMCPEIELVLGRPPLYVHYHRRIIDIVESVLPVDKVCSIDEMRCKLLGAERQPAMARELALKIKKAIREDVAENMSCSIGVAPNSFLAKVATEMQKPDGLVVLQAEDLPGSLCTLKLTDFPGINVRMKARLNAHGIFSTADLISRSERELRTAFGGYHGERWWAMLRGHDAGLDIEEGKTLSHSHVLPPSLRNDLGCREVLLRLAHKAAARLRSKGLWATAMGVFVSGKSSWHAHCELPPTQDSVTVTERLLELWEGRDFHDPLSVGVVFSGLLEPELVTPSLFDDTVGRARLSQAVDRLNQKFGKNSVFLASLEKVKDKADEKIAFNKTWLFSEGKGDNEWPDTFRGNPRSKSEYPPPNEDPCSPES; encoded by the coding sequence GTGTCTGCTTCTTCTGTCGTGCAGCACGAGGCCCCGGCGTCCCGGCCGCTCAGCGTCCTCTTCCTGGACCTGAATTCCTATTTTGCGAGCGTCGAGCAAGCGGAGCGTCCTGAACTCCGGGGTCGGCCCACGGCGGTCGTCCCCCTGATGGCCGATACGACGTTCGTGATCGCGGCGAGCTATGAAGCGAAGAAGTTCGGCGTCAAAACGGGAACAAGGGTCAAGGACGCAAAACGGATGTGCCCCGAGATCGAACTCGTCTTGGGTCGGCCACCGCTTTACGTCCACTACCACCGCCGCATCATCGACATCGTCGAAAGCGTGTTGCCCGTCGACAAGGTCTGTAGCATCGACGAGATGCGGTGCAAGCTCTTGGGAGCTGAGCGCCAGCCCGCGATGGCCCGGGAGCTCGCCCTCAAGATCAAGAAGGCGATCCGCGAAGACGTCGCAGAGAACATGTCGTGCAGTATCGGTGTGGCGCCGAACTCGTTTCTCGCAAAGGTCGCGACCGAGATGCAAAAGCCGGACGGGCTCGTCGTCCTCCAAGCCGAAGACCTTCCAGGCAGTCTGTGCACTCTGAAGTTGACCGACTTTCCAGGGATCAACGTGCGCATGAAGGCACGTCTGAACGCGCACGGGATCTTCTCGACCGCCGACTTGATATCACGTTCTGAGCGCGAGCTTCGGACCGCCTTCGGCGGCTACCACGGCGAAAGGTGGTGGGCGATGCTCCGCGGACACGACGCCGGACTCGACATCGAAGAAGGCAAGACACTCTCCCACTCGCACGTCCTTCCTCCGTCGTTGCGGAACGACCTTGGGTGCCGGGAGGTCTTGCTACGGTTGGCCCACAAGGCGGCCGCCCGATTGAGGTCGAAGGGGCTGTGGGCGACAGCGATGGGCGTGTTCGTGAGCGGGAAATCGAGTTGGCACGCGCACTGCGAACTTCCCCCGACCCAAGACAGCGTGACCGTCACCGAGCGCCTCCTGGAGCTTTGGGAGGGCCGTGACTTTCACGACCCCTTGAGCGTCGGCGTGGTCTTTTCGGGTCTGTTGGAGCCCGAACTCGTGACGCCGAGCCTCTTCGACGACACCGTCGGGCGGGCTCGCCTCAGTCAAGCCGTCGACCGGCTCAATCAGAAGTTCGGGAAAAACTCTGTGTTCTTAGCGTCCCTGGAAAAGGTGAAGGACAAGGCTGACGAAAAGATCGCGTTCAACAAGACGTGGCTGTTCAGCGAAGGGAAAGGCGACAACGAGTGGCCGGACACGTTCCGAGGCAACCCCAGATCGAAGTCCGAATACCCTCCCCCGAACGAGGATCCATGTTCACCCGAAAGCTAA
- a CDS encoding ABC transporter permease, with product MTGYVFSTTLRDLVRPQRVAAWVGVVAMVFLIGKVWSVLAADLTPEDSFGRVEQAVVVRVIALAAAVFGTMVLSHEVEQKTIVYLITRPVPRNLLLLGRMLAASLVSFGIGLASLVAAGLAVLGPGFVTAPGIFADVAVLAVGVLAYTGFFVFLSLVVARSLILSLLFAFGWETFVPNMPGDMYYMSILTYLRSAAPHAVVAGGPSLGDVITGALAPKSVPEPMAWTVLTVIVAGLWGLCSWWAGRFEYSPREDAA from the coding sequence ATGACGGGCTACGTCTTTTCAACGACTTTGCGGGACTTGGTGCGCCCGCAACGCGTCGCGGCCTGGGTAGGGGTCGTCGCCATGGTCTTCCTCATCGGGAAGGTGTGGTCGGTTTTGGCGGCCGACCTCACGCCGGAGGACTCCTTCGGGCGGGTCGAGCAAGCCGTCGTCGTACGGGTGATCGCCCTGGCCGCCGCGGTGTTCGGCACGATGGTCCTTAGTCATGAGGTCGAGCAGAAGACGATCGTCTATCTGATCACACGGCCGGTCCCGCGGAACCTGCTTCTCTTGGGCCGGATGCTTGCGGCTTCACTCGTCAGCTTTGGGATCGGACTGGCCAGCCTCGTCGCGGCAGGTCTCGCCGTCCTCGGGCCGGGGTTCGTGACCGCTCCGGGGATCTTCGCGGACGTGGCCGTCCTTGCGGTCGGAGTCCTGGCCTACACCGGGTTCTTCGTGTTCTTGAGCCTTGTCGTCGCCCGGTCGCTCATCCTGTCCCTTCTGTTCGCGTTCGGTTGGGAGACGTTCGTCCCGAACATGCCGGGAGACATGTACTACATGTCGATCCTGACCTATCTGCGGTCGGCGGCGCCGCACGCCGTGGTCGCTGGGGGGCCGAGTCTCGGAGACGTCATCACAGGGGCGCTTGCGCCGAAATCGGTGCCCGAACCGATGGCGTGGACGGTGCTCACCGTCATCGTGGCCGGGCTGTGGGGGCTCTGTTCGTGGTGGGCAGGGCGGTTCGAATATTCGCCCCGCGAAGACGCGGCCTAA